From a single Pseudorasbora parva isolate DD20220531a chromosome 15, ASM2467924v1, whole genome shotgun sequence genomic region:
- the armt1 gene encoding damage-control phosphatase ARMT1: MEAEGMSPPPSLSAKFEGSFAYLTVRDRLPTILTKVVDTLHRNKDNFFKEYGKEGIQAEKRAISFLSKLRNELQTDKPALVLTDNAEDTEAWNEYMCRQQDLMEDGQPVSWFKSPWLYMECYMYRRIQEALYMNPPINNFDVYKEGKTQSFFESQQAIKCLCTYLQELITNMENMSEMQLRENFLRLLQVSLWGNKCDLSISAGQDNSQRSNPIDSLPDLQRFILVDDSNMVWSTLVAAQGSGSSGKKHVRVDIVLDNAGFELVTDLVLADFLVSAGLAKQIRFHGKSIPWFVSDVTKQDFEWTIMQTVAANHKWMSASGVQWKHFMKEGTWSYHDHPFWTLPHEFCDMAPDAADLYGTLQGSDLILFKGDLNYRKLTGDRKWEHTVLFDRALRGFKPAPLCSLRTLKADVQVGLQPGQAEKLSSQDPHWMTNGKYAVVQFSSPHRER; the protein is encoded by the exons ATGGAGGCAGAGGGAATGTCCCCCCCGCCGTCACTCTCTGCTAAGTTTGAGGg GTCCTTTGCCTATCTGACTGTTAGAGATAGACTACCAACCATACTCACAAAAGTGGTAGACACATTACATCGCAATAAAGACAATTTCTTCAAAGAATATGGAAAG GAGGGCATCCAGGCAGAGAAGAGGGCCATCTCCTTTCTGTCCAAGCTGAGGAATGAGCTGCAGACGGACAAGCCTGCGCTGGTTCTGACTGATAATGCTGAGGACACCGAGGCCTGGAATGAATACATGTGCAGACAACAGGACCTGATGGAGGACGGGCAGCCTGTCAGCTGGTTCAAGTCACCATGGCTTTATATGGAGTGCTACATGTACCGGAGGATCCAGGAGGCGCTGTATATGAA TCCACCGATTAATAACTTTGACGTGTATAAGGAGGGAAAGACGCAAAGCTTCTTTGAATCTCAGCAAGCGATTAAATGCCTGTGTACGTACCTTCAGGAGCTCATCACCAACATGGAGAACATGAGTGAGATGCAGCTGCGAGAGAACTTTCTCAGGTTGCTTCAG GTCTCTCTGTGGGGAAACAAGTGTGATCTGTCCATCTCTGCCGGTCAGGACAACTCTCAAAGGTCCAATCCCATCGATTCCCTCCCTGATCTCCAGCGCTTCATCCTAGTGGATGACTCCAACATGGTTTGGTCAACGTTGGTTGCTGCTCAAGGGTCCGGATCCTCAGGAAAGAAGCATGTGAGAGTGGACATTGTTTTGGACAATGCTGGTTTTGAACTTGTTACCGATCTGGTCCTTGCCGACTTCCTTGTTTCTGCCGGACTAGCAAAGCAAATCAGATTTCATGGCAAGTCCATCCCATGGTTTGTCTCAGACGTCACCAAACAAGACTTTGAGTGGACCATCATGCAGACCGTGGCAGCCAATCACAAGTGGATGTCTGCTAGCGGCGTCCAATGGAAGCATTTCATGAAGGAGGGCACCTGGTCCTACCATGACCACCCTTTTTGGACCTTGCCCCACGAGTTTTGCGACATGGCGCCGGATGCAGCTGATCTCTACGGTACGCTCCAGGGCTCGGATCTGATTCTCTTTAAAGGAGACCTGAACTACAGGAAGCTGACTGGCGATAGGAAATGGGAGCACACGGTTCTGTTCGATCGGGCGCTCAGGGGGTTCAAACCTGCCCCTCTCTGTAGTCTTAGGACACTGAAGGCTGATGTTCAGGTGGGCTTACAGCCGGGCCAGGCTGAGAAGCTCAGCTCTCAGGATCCACACTGGATGACCAATGGCAAATACGCTGTGGTTCAGTTTTCCAGTCCACACAGAGAACGGTAG